A stretch of Acidovorax sp. RAC01 DNA encodes these proteins:
- a CDS encoding tripartite tricarboxylate transporter substrate binding protein has protein sequence MNAPLSRRTFVHAGAAAWASAALPAMAQTAWPSKPIRIIVPYTAGGFTDQMARLVQVGLQKALGQPIVIENKAGANSIIGVDAVAKAAPDGHTFGVVIAAYAANTSLYPKLPYNPRKDLVGVSLMGVSPLLAAVPNNAPFKNTKELVAYAKANPGKISFGSSGTGSAAHLTSELMKALTQTYMLHIPYRGASPAFTDLLGGQIQLFFDAPTGLIQAGKAGRVRLIGVSGEKRLPAVPDVPTFIEQGIPGLVGSTWASMIAPAGTPRDIVKRMSDAVNAIIQSEETKAKLEAMGTFPEGTTPEACDAFIEAETVKWGKVIKNAGVTLD, from the coding sequence ATGAACGCACCCCTTTCCCGCCGCACCTTCGTCCACGCAGGCGCTGCCGCATGGGCCAGCGCGGCGCTGCCCGCCATGGCGCAAACCGCGTGGCCCAGCAAGCCGATCCGGATCATCGTGCCCTACACGGCCGGCGGCTTTACCGACCAGATGGCGCGCCTCGTGCAGGTGGGCCTGCAAAAGGCGCTGGGCCAGCCCATCGTGATCGAGAACAAGGCCGGTGCCAACAGCATCATCGGTGTGGATGCCGTGGCCAAGGCCGCGCCGGACGGTCACACCTTTGGCGTGGTGATTGCGGCCTATGCCGCCAACACCAGCCTGTACCCCAAGCTGCCCTACAACCCGCGCAAGGACCTGGTGGGCGTGTCGCTCATGGGGGTGTCGCCGCTGCTGGCGGCGGTGCCCAACAACGCGCCATTCAAGAACACGAAGGAACTCGTGGCCTATGCCAAGGCCAATCCCGGAAAGATCAGCTTTGGCTCATCGGGCACCGGCTCGGCAGCGCACCTGACCAGCGAGCTGATGAAGGCGCTCACGCAGACGTACATGCTGCACATTCCCTACCGGGGTGCATCGCCAGCCTTTACCGACCTGCTGGGCGGCCAGATCCAGCTGTTTTTCGATGCCCCCACGGGCTTGATCCAGGCTGGCAAGGCGGGCCGCGTGCGCCTCATTGGCGTTTCGGGCGAAAAGCGCCTGCCTGCGGTGCCTGATGTGCCCACGTTCATCGAGCAGGGCATCCCGGGCCTGGTGGGCAGCACCTGGGCCAGCATGATCGCCCCGGCCGGCACGCCGCGCGACATCGTCAAGCGCATGTCGGACGCCGTCAACGCCATCATCCAGAGTGAAGAAACCAAGGCAAAGCTCGAAGCCATGGGTACCTTCCCCGAAGGCACCACGCCCGAGGCCTGCGACGCCTTCATCGAGGCCGAGACGGTGAAGTGGGGCAAGGTGATCAAGAACGCGGGCGTCACGCTGGACTGA
- a CDS encoding class I adenylate-forming enzyme family protein: MTSVATPAPFPPFRLVSDLLREHAQQRPQASALADDDTALNWAALDALVDRVAASLQQRGLQAGDVVAVCAASSVRYAAVYLGALRAGVVVAPLAPSVTPDAMASMLGDAQARVLFADVQGRAAVPPAVMQGAGALALVALDDAGVGTLWDEWLAPEGSVPHPVAVGPEHPFNIIYSSGTTGNPKGIVQSHGMRWAHLVRGLAQGYGPDSVTLLATPLYSNTTLVSFFPGLGWGGCVRLMPKFDALRYLQTAQDIRATHSMLVPVQYQRIMALPQFGEFDLSSFRAKFCTSAPFRAELKADILARWPGALYEFYGMTEGGGTCILAAHEHPDKLHTVGQPASTSDIRLIDEDGNELPPGAAGEVVGHSPGMMTGYHRQPDKTREAEWFDATGKRFIRTGDVGRFDAQGFLTLLDRRKDMVISGGFNIYPSDLEAELRKHPAVEDVAVTGVPSEQWGETPVAFVCRRPGATDDAGQIMAWYNARAGKTQRLAALHFIDELPRSAIGKVLKRELRDLHQTLSK, encoded by the coding sequence ATGACCAGCGTTGCCACTCCTGCTCCTTTCCCGCCATTCAGGCTTGTCTCCGACCTGCTGCGCGAGCACGCGCAGCAGCGCCCCCAGGCCAGCGCGCTGGCCGATGACGACACGGCGCTGAACTGGGCCGCGCTCGATGCGCTGGTAGACCGCGTGGCCGCATCGCTGCAGCAGCGGGGCCTGCAGGCGGGCGATGTGGTGGCCGTGTGCGCCGCGTCGTCGGTGCGTTATGCCGCCGTGTACCTGGGCGCCCTGCGTGCGGGTGTGGTGGTGGCACCGCTGGCGCCATCCGTTACGCCCGATGCCATGGCATCGATGCTGGGCGACGCCCAGGCGCGCGTGCTGTTTGCCGATGTGCAGGGCAGGGCGGCAGTGCCGCCTGCGGTGATGCAAGGTGCCGGTGCGCTCGCCCTGGTGGCGCTGGACGATGCCGGGGTGGGCACGCTGTGGGACGAATGGCTCGCTCCCGAAGGCTCAGTGCCGCACCCGGTGGCCGTGGGGCCCGAGCACCCGTTCAACATCATTTATTCATCCGGCACCACCGGCAACCCCAAGGGCATCGTGCAATCGCACGGCATGCGCTGGGCGCACCTGGTGCGCGGCCTGGCGCAGGGCTACGGGCCCGACAGCGTCACGCTGCTGGCCACGCCGCTGTATTCCAACACCACGCTGGTGTCGTTCTTCCCCGGCCTGGGCTGGGGCGGCTGCGTGCGGCTGATGCCGAAGTTTGACGCGCTGCGCTATTTGCAGACCGCGCAGGACATCCGCGCCACGCATTCGATGCTGGTGCCGGTGCAATACCAGCGCATCATGGCGCTGCCGCAGTTTGGCGAGTTTGACCTGTCATCGTTTCGTGCCAAGTTCTGCACCAGCGCGCCGTTTCGCGCCGAACTCAAGGCCGACATCCTGGCGCGCTGGCCGGGCGCGCTGTACGAGTTTTACGGCATGACCGAGGGCGGGGGCACCTGCATCCTGGCGGCGCATGAGCACCCGGACAAGCTGCACACCGTGGGCCAGCCTGCATCGACCAGCGACATCCGCCTGATTGATGAAGACGGCAACGAACTGCCGCCCGGTGCCGCCGGCGAGGTGGTGGGCCATTCGCCCGGCATGATGACTGGCTACCACCGCCAGCCCGACAAGACGCGCGAGGCCGAGTGGTTTGACGCCACCGGCAAGCGCTTCATTCGCACCGGCGATGTGGGCCGGTTTGACGCGCAGGGCTTTTTGACCCTGCTCGACCGCCGCAAGGACATGGTCATCAGCGGCGGCTTCAACATCTACCCCAGCGACCTCGAGGCCGAGCTGCGCAAGCACCCGGCCGTGGAGGACGTGGCCGTGACCGGCGTGCCCTCCGAACAGTGGGGCGAGACGCCGGTGGCCTTTGTGTGCCGCCGACCCGGCGCCACCGACGATGCCGGCCAGATCATGGCCTGGTACAACGCCCGCGCGGGCAAGACGCAGCGGCTGGCCGCGCTGCATTTCATCGACGAGCTGCCGCGCAGCGCGATTGGCAAGGTGCTCAAGCGCGAGTTGCGCGACCTGCACCAGACGCTGTCGAAGTGA
- a CDS encoding Bug family tripartite tricarboxylate transporter substrate binding protein has translation MNFFRIPRRRALQGLAALVSTGLLGSALAQAGKDAWPAKPIKLIVPYQAGGATDITARTLGEKLSARLGQPVLVDNRGGAGGVTGTDQALKSPADGYTLLVSLGTTMLINQFLYERLPYQPQKDQTLITQIALAPVVLLVNPQLPVNNASELMAYIERNKGKIAYGSWGAGSYAHLAGAWLSDKYKADMNHVPYKGEAPMLQDLVGGQFQMAFASLQSARPYLESGRLKPLAVTGTQRMDALPKLATMSEQGIKDEVFQVTGWVGMSAPAKTPPEVVARLGTELQAIIAMPEVRERIQQMGFIPVGSSPEQFNAQFKKDAPVWERVVKVSGAKLD, from the coding sequence ATGAACTTCTTCCGCATTCCCCGGCGCAGGGCCCTGCAAGGCCTGGCCGCCCTGGTCAGCACCGGTCTGCTGGGCTCGGCCCTGGCGCAGGCTGGCAAGGACGCCTGGCCCGCCAAGCCCATCAAGCTGATCGTGCCCTACCAGGCCGGTGGCGCCACCGACATCACCGCCCGCACGTTGGGCGAAAAGCTCTCGGCCCGTCTGGGCCAGCCCGTGCTGGTGGACAACCGCGGTGGTGCGGGCGGCGTCACTGGCACCGACCAGGCGCTCAAGTCACCGGCCGACGGCTACACCCTGCTGGTATCGCTGGGCACCACCATGCTCATCAACCAGTTTCTGTACGAGCGTCTGCCCTACCAGCCGCAAAAGGACCAGACCCTCATCACCCAGATCGCGCTGGCGCCCGTGGTGCTGCTGGTGAACCCGCAGCTGCCCGTCAACAACGCGTCGGAGCTGATGGCCTACATTGAGCGCAACAAGGGCAAGATCGCTTACGGCTCGTGGGGCGCGGGCTCGTATGCCCACCTGGCGGGCGCGTGGCTGTCCGACAAGTACAAGGCCGACATGAACCATGTGCCCTACAAGGGCGAGGCCCCCATGCTGCAGGACCTGGTGGGCGGTCAGTTCCAGATGGCTTTTGCCAGCCTGCAGTCGGCCCGTCCGTATCTCGAGTCAGGCCGCCTCAAGCCGCTGGCCGTGACCGGCACGCAGCGCATGGACGCGCTGCCCAAGCTGGCCACCATGTCCGAGCAGGGCATCAAGGACGAGGTGTTCCAGGTGACCGGCTGGGTGGGCATGAGCGCCCCCGCCAAGACCCCGCCTGAAGTGGTCGCCCGCCTGGGCACCGAGCTGCAGGCCATCATCGCCATGCCTGAGGTGCGCGAGCGCATCCAGCAGATGGGCTTCATCCCCGTGGGCAGCAGCCCCGAGCAGTTCAACGCCCAGTTCAAGAAGGACGCGCCCGTTTGGGAGCGCGTCGTGAAGGTGTCGGGCGCGAAATTGGACTAA
- a CDS encoding ABC transporter substrate-binding protein, with amino-acid sequence MHKNILAAAALALLTSGAFAQGQVNIICSVQAEWCNLMSTVYAKTTGTKVNMTAKGSGEALAQLNAEKANPKTDIWFGGTGDPHLQAAEQGLTLEYKSTQLAQLHPWAQKQAADSKYRTVGVYLGPLGFGYNTELLAKRKLKAPQSWADLLKPEFKGEVQMANPASSGTAYTMIATLVQLMGEEKAFEYLKALHPNISTYTRSGTAPVKAAARGETTVSVSFVHDVTTEAVNGFPVGSVTPSEGTGAEVGSMSIVKNGPNTEAAKKFYEWALTPGGQQFGLAAKQFQLPSNTQVPKDPRMTDPSKIKLINYDYAKYGASAERRRLIARWEKEVQNAAR; translated from the coding sequence ATGCACAAAAACATTCTTGCCGCCGCTGCGCTGGCCCTTTTGACATCCGGCGCATTCGCGCAGGGCCAGGTCAACATCATCTGTTCGGTGCAGGCCGAGTGGTGCAACCTGATGTCCACCGTGTATGCCAAGACCACGGGCACCAAGGTCAACATGACCGCCAAGGGCTCGGGCGAAGCGCTGGCCCAGCTCAATGCGGAAAAGGCCAATCCCAAGACCGACATCTGGTTCGGCGGCACGGGCGACCCGCACCTGCAGGCGGCCGAGCAGGGCCTGACGCTCGAATACAAATCAACCCAGCTGGCCCAACTGCACCCCTGGGCGCAAAAGCAGGCGGCTGACTCGAAGTACCGCACCGTAGGCGTGTACCTGGGCCCGCTGGGCTTTGGCTACAACACAGAGCTGCTGGCCAAGCGCAAGCTCAAAGCCCCGCAGTCCTGGGCCGACCTGCTCAAGCCCGAGTTCAAGGGCGAGGTGCAGATGGCCAACCCTGCCTCCAGCGGCACGGCCTACACCATGATTGCCACGCTGGTGCAGCTCATGGGTGAGGAAAAGGCTTTTGAGTACCTCAAGGCCCTGCACCCCAACATCAGCACCTACACCCGCTCGGGCACCGCACCGGTCAAGGCCGCAGCGCGCGGCGAGACCACGGTGTCGGTCAGCTTTGTGCACGACGTGACCACCGAAGCCGTCAACGGCTTCCCGGTGGGCTCGGTCACGCCGTCGGAAGGCACGGGCGCCGAGGTGGGCTCGATGAGCATCGTCAAGAACGGCCCCAACACCGAGGCCGCCAAGAAGTTCTACGAATGGGCGCTCACGCCCGGCGGCCAGCAGTTTGGCCTGGCGGCCAAGCAGTTCCAGCTGCCCAGCAACACGCAGGTGCCCAAGGACCCGCGCATGACCGATCCTTCCAAGATCAAGCTCATCAACTACGACTACGCCAAGTACGGCGCCAGCGCCGAGCGCCGCCGCCTGATTGCGCGCTGGGAAAAAGAAGTCCAGAACGCCGCGCGTTAA
- a CDS encoding electron transfer flavoprotein subunit alpha/FixB family protein, translated as MSVLVIAEHDNASIKGATLNTVIAAVACGGDVHVLVAGHNAGAAAQAAAQISGVAKVIHADAPGLEHGLAENVAAQVLAIASNYSHILFPATASGKNIAPRVAAKLDVAQISDITKVIAADTFERPIYAGNAIATVQSSDSVKVITVRTTGFDAAAATGGSAAVETAAATTDNGKSSFLGSEIAKSDRPELTAAKIIVSGGRALGSKEKFDEVMTPLADKLGAALGASRAAVDAGYAPNDWQVGQTGKIVAPQLYVAAGISGAIQHLAGMKDSKVIVAINKDAEAPIFSVADYGLEADLFAAVPELVKAL; from the coding sequence ATGTCGGTACTCGTTATTGCTGAACACGACAACGCGTCCATCAAGGGCGCCACCCTGAACACCGTCATCGCCGCAGTCGCCTGCGGTGGCGACGTACACGTGCTCGTCGCAGGCCACAACGCCGGCGCCGCCGCACAGGCAGCCGCCCAGATCTCGGGTGTTGCCAAGGTCATCCACGCCGACGCCCCCGGCCTGGAACACGGCCTGGCTGAAAACGTCGCCGCCCAGGTACTGGCCATCGCCAGCAACTACAGCCACATCCTGTTCCCCGCCACCGCCAGCGGCAAGAACATCGCCCCCCGCGTGGCGGCCAAGCTCGACGTCGCCCAGATCAGCGACATCACCAAGGTCATCGCAGCCGACACGTTTGAGCGCCCCATCTACGCCGGCAACGCCATTGCCACCGTGCAAAGCAGCGACAGCGTCAAGGTCATCACCGTGCGCACCACCGGCTTTGACGCCGCAGCCGCAACGGGTGGCAGCGCAGCCGTCGAAACCGCAGCCGCCACAACCGACAACGGCAAGAGCAGCTTCCTGGGCAGCGAAATCGCCAAGAGCGACCGCCCCGAACTCACAGCCGCCAAGATCATCGTCTCCGGTGGCCGGGCGCTGGGCAGCAAGGAAAAGTTCGACGAAGTCATGACCCCCCTGGCCGACAAGCTGGGCGCTGCCCTGGGTGCCAGCCGCGCCGCGGTGGACGCAGGCTACGCGCCCAACGACTGGCAAGTGGGGCAGACCGGCAAGATCGTGGCGCCACAGCTATATGTGGCGGCGGGCATCTCGGGCGCCATCCAGCACTTGGCGGGCATGAAGGACTCCAAGGTGATCGTGGCGATCAACAAGGATGCCGAGGCGCCGATCTTCAGCGTGGCTGACTATGGGCTGGAGGCGGACTTGTTTGCGGCGGTGCCGGAACTGGTCAAGGCCCTGTAA
- a CDS encoding ABC transporter permease gives MSVSAAPLAAHASPSFATRHGAVNRPLWIWLVIGLLGYLAMPWYAQQDANGLLAAGQVFASEQTGNGLMQAAAFGRPWLWLGLIGLVVAGAASLMPAGRRQGAVLLLGGGLGLLALLASGFAIGARGWAFEWLTQSLGELGTRQPGMGWGAFLALASLLVLAAFGLARRGYFKGDLFVAAAVLGCGSLLALFIVFPVLKALGAAFFLEDGPFSLAVMWERIAQERNFGLACVSGGQRCGVAWNTLFLGLMTATSTTLLGTFMALMAERASRRYARPLNVIALLPIITPPFVVGLGLILLFGRAGVVNQFLEYAFGIPPTRWFYGWFGVWLAQTFAFTPIAFMIMRGVVQGVAPSLEEAAQTLRASPFQTFMTITLPLLKPGLANAFLVGFIESMADFGNPIVVGGQFSVLSTEIFFAIVGAQYDQGRAASLAWILTFFALTVFAIQRGLLGQQNFTTVSGKGDSGIAMPLPTGVRRVVHSIALPWMAFTLIVYLFALAGGFVQTWGRDYTITLNHFRTAFSVEWGQFGVVWAGTAWNSFFTTLKLAAISAPMTATLGIGIAWLLARTEFRGQGAFEFSALLAFAIPGTVLGVSYILAFNVPPFELTGTALIIVLCFMFRNLPVGVRAGTAAFKQLDRSLDEASVMLRAGSMQTLRHVVLPLLKPALVAALVYSFVRAITTVSAVIFLVTAENELATTYIIGRVGNGDYGVALAYCTVLILLMSASIALIQWLVGDRKLGRRPAAPAAH, from the coding sequence ATGTCGGTATCGGCAGCGCCGCTGGCGGCACACGCCAGCCCTTCGTTTGCCACGCGCCACGGGGCCGTCAACCGGCCGCTGTGGATCTGGCTGGTCATCGGTTTGCTGGGCTACCTGGCGATGCCCTGGTACGCGCAGCAGGACGCCAACGGCCTGCTGGCCGCGGGCCAGGTTTTTGCCTCCGAGCAGACCGGCAATGGCCTGATGCAAGCCGCCGCCTTTGGCCGCCCGTGGCTGTGGCTGGGGCTCATCGGCTTGGTCGTTGCCGGGGCCGCATCGCTGATGCCTGCAGGCCGCAGGCAGGGCGCGGTGCTGCTGCTGGGCGGCGGGCTGGGCCTGCTGGCGCTGCTGGCCAGCGGCTTTGCCATTGGTGCGCGCGGCTGGGCGTTTGAGTGGCTGACGCAAAGCCTGGGCGAGTTGGGCACGCGCCAGCCGGGCATGGGCTGGGGCGCCTTCCTGGCGCTGGCGTCGCTGCTGGTGCTGGCCGCATTTGGCCTGGCGCGGCGCGGTTACTTCAAGGGCGACCTGTTTGTGGCTGCTGCCGTGCTGGGCTGCGGCAGCCTGCTGGCGCTGTTCATCGTGTTCCCGGTGCTCAAGGCGCTGGGCGCGGCGTTCTTCCTGGAAGACGGGCCGTTTTCGCTGGCGGTGATGTGGGAGCGCATTGCGCAGGAGCGCAACTTCGGTCTGGCCTGCGTGAGCGGGGGCCAGCGCTGCGGCGTGGCCTGGAACACACTGTTTCTGGGGCTGATGACGGCCACCAGCACCACGCTGCTGGGCACCTTCATGGCACTGATGGCCGAGCGCGCCTCGCGCCGCTATGCGCGTCCTTTGAACGTGATTGCGCTCTTGCCCATCATCACGCCGCCGTTTGTGGTGGGGCTGGGCCTCATCCTGCTGTTTGGCCGCGCGGGTGTGGTCAACCAGTTTCTTGAATATGCGTTTGGCATCCCGCCCACGCGCTGGTTCTATGGCTGGTTTGGCGTGTGGCTGGCGCAGACGTTTGCTTTCACCCCGATCGCCTTCATGATCATGCGCGGCGTGGTGCAGGGCGTGGCGCCCAGCCTGGAAGAGGCCGCGCAGACGCTGCGCGCCAGCCCGTTCCAGACCTTCATGACCATCACGCTGCCGCTGCTCAAGCCCGGGCTGGCCAATGCGTTCCTGGTGGGCTTCATTGAAAGCATGGCCGACTTTGGCAACCCCATCGTAGTGGGCGGGCAGTTCTCGGTGCTGTCCACCGAAATCTTCTTCGCCATCGTGGGCGCGCAGTACGACCAGGGCCGTGCCGCGTCGCTGGCGTGGATCCTGACCTTCTTTGCGCTCACGGTGTTTGCCATCCAGCGCGGGCTGCTGGGCCAGCAGAACTTCACCACCGTATCGGGCAAGGGCGATTCGGGCATTGCCATGCCGCTGCCCACTGGCGTGCGCCGCGTGGTGCATTCCATCGCGCTGCCCTGGATGGCGTTCACCCTCATCGTGTACCTGTTTGCGCTGGCCGGCGGCTTCGTGCAGACCTGGGGGCGCGACTACACCATCACGCTCAACCACTTCCGCACGGCCTTCAGCGTGGAGTGGGGCCAGTTTGGCGTGGTGTGGGCGGGTACGGCGTGGAACTCGTTCTTCACCACCCTCAAGCTCGCAGCCATCTCGGCGCCGATGACGGCCACGCTGGGCATCGGCATTGCGTGGCTGCTGGCACGCACCGAGTTCCGGGGGCAGGGCGCGTTCGAGTTCTCGGCCCTGCTGGCCTTTGCCATCCCGGGCACGGTGCTGGGCGTGAGCTACATCCTGGCCTTCAACGTGCCGCCGTTTGAATTGACGGGCACGGCGCTCATCATCGTGCTGTGCTTCATGTTCCGCAACCTGCCGGTGGGCGTGCGGGCAGGCACGGCGGCCTTCAAGCAGCTGGACCGGTCGCTCGATGAGGCCTCGGTGATGCTGCGCGCCGGCAGCATGCAGACGCTGCGCCATGTGGTGCTGCCGCTGCTCAAGCCTGCGCTGGTGGCGGCGCTGGTCTACAGCTTTGTGCGCGCCATCACCACCGTGAGCGCGGTGATCTTCCTGGTGACGGCCGAGAACGAGCTGGCCACCACCTACATCATCGGCCGCGTTGGCAATGGCGACTACGGCGTGGCGCTGGCGTACTGCACGGTGCTGATATTGCTGATGTCAGCCTCCATCGCGCTCATCCAGTGGCTGGTGGGCGACCGCAAGCTAGGGCGGCGCCCGGCCGCCCCTGCCGCGCACTGA
- a CDS encoding electron transfer flavoprotein subunit beta/FixA family protein — translation MKVLVPVKRVVDYNVKVRVKSDNTGVDIANVKMSMNPFDEIAVEEAVRLKEKGLVTEVIAVSCGVAQCQETLRTAMAIGADRAILVETDVELQPLAVAKILKALVDKEQPQLIILGKQAIDDDANQTGQMLAALADLPQATFASKVELAADKVSVTREVDGGLETLALTLPAVITTDLRLNEPRYVTLPNIMKAKKKQLDTVKPEDLGVDVAPRLKTLKVTEPAKRGAGIKVADVAALVEKLKNEAKVI, via the coding sequence ATGAAAGTTCTCGTTCCCGTCAAACGCGTGGTGGACTACAACGTGAAGGTCCGCGTCAAATCGGACAACACGGGTGTGGACATCGCCAACGTGAAGATGAGCATGAACCCCTTTGACGAAATCGCCGTTGAAGAGGCCGTGCGCCTGAAAGAAAAAGGCCTGGTGACCGAAGTCATCGCTGTGAGCTGCGGCGTGGCCCAGTGCCAGGAAACCCTGCGCACCGCCATGGCCATTGGTGCCGACCGCGCCATCCTGGTCGAGACCGACGTCGAACTGCAGCCCCTGGCCGTCGCCAAGATCTTGAAGGCCCTGGTCGACAAAGAGCAACCCCAGCTCATCATCCTGGGCAAACAAGCCATCGACGACGACGCCAACCAGACCGGCCAGATGCTGGCTGCCCTGGCCGACCTGCCCCAGGCCACCTTCGCCAGCAAGGTGGAACTCGCAGCCGACAAAGTCAGCGTGACCCGCGAAGTCGACGGCGGCCTGGAAACCCTGGCCCTGACGCTCCCCGCAGTCATCACCACCGACCTGCGCCTGAACGAGCCCCGCTACGTCACCTTGCCCAACATCATGAAGGCCAAGAAAAAGCAGCTCGACACCGTCAAGCCCGAAGACCTCGGTGTGGACGTGGCCCCCCGCCTGAAAACCCTGAAAGTGACCGAACCCGCCAAGCGCGGCGCAGGCATCAAGGTGGCCGATGTCGCGGCCCTGGTCGAAAAACTCAAGAACGAAGCGAAGGTGATCTAA
- a CDS encoding Bug family tripartite tricarboxylate transporter substrate binding protein codes for MTKKSLFPAAFSRRAMLATAAAVSAFGLLGTAPAHAQAWPNKMIKLVVPFPAGGPTDTASRIVGQKLAERLKQPVVVENRAGASGSIAAQQIAKTPGDGYTLMMLATPTLLAPHLYKKAGYDTTKDFVPVATVYDLPIVVVVNPAQMPSVTDLQKLITHAKARPGQLNYTSSGVGSFGHLSMELLKQLGKFEMEHVPYKGGVPAITDTLGGQVPMMYADLVAALPHIQTGKLRAIAVGSPQRVGVIPNVPTIAEQGFKGFDAVSWGGLMAPPGTPKDVVERISTEVKAILADKEVQDKLLNAGAIANFQGPAQMAQRVSGDYAKWGQVIRDKGITFE; via the coding sequence ATGACGAAAAAATCTCTTTTCCCAGCCGCCTTCTCGCGTCGCGCGATGCTTGCAACTGCTGCGGCTGTATCGGCTTTTGGCCTGCTGGGCACCGCCCCGGCACACGCCCAGGCCTGGCCCAACAAGATGATCAAGCTGGTGGTGCCCTTCCCGGCAGGTGGCCCCACAGACACTGCCTCGCGCATCGTGGGCCAAAAGCTAGCCGAGCGCCTGAAGCAGCCCGTGGTGGTGGAAAACCGCGCGGGCGCGTCGGGCTCGATTGCCGCGCAGCAGATTGCCAAGACCCCGGGCGACGGCTACACGCTGATGATGCTGGCCACGCCCACGCTGCTGGCGCCGCACCTGTACAAGAAGGCGGGCTACGACACCACCAAGGATTTCGTGCCCGTGGCCACGGTGTACGACCTGCCCATCGTGGTGGTGGTCAACCCGGCGCAGATGCCCTCGGTGACCGACCTGCAAAAGCTCATCACCCACGCCAAGGCGCGGCCGGGCCAGCTCAACTACACGTCCTCGGGCGTGGGCAGCTTTGGCCACCTGAGCATGGAGCTGCTCAAGCAGCTCGGCAAGTTCGAGATGGAGCATGTGCCCTACAAGGGCGGTGTGCCCGCCATCACCGATACGCTGGGCGGCCAGGTGCCCATGATGTATGCCGACCTCGTTGCGGCGCTGCCCCACATCCAGACCGGCAAGCTGCGCGCCATTGCCGTGGGCTCGCCGCAGCGCGTGGGCGTGATCCCCAACGTGCCCACCATTGCAGAGCAGGGCTTCAAGGGCTTTGACGCTGTCTCGTGGGGTGGCCTGATGGCGCCGCCCGGCACCCCCAAGGACGTGGTCGAGCGCATCAGCACCGAAGTGAAGGCCATCCTGGCCGACAAGGAAGTGCAGGACAAGCTGCTCAACGCGGGGGCCATCGCCAACTTCCAGGGGCCTGCGCAAATGGCGCAGCGCGTGAGTGGCGACTACGCCAAGTGGGGCCAGGTGATCCGCGACAAGGGCATCACCTTCGAGTAA
- a CDS encoding MurR/RpiR family transcriptional regulator, producing the protein MLDRITASLSSLAPAEQRVGKLVLTDPRAFARLPVRELAERAHVSKPTVVRFCRSMGYDGLADFKLKLAGSVSEGVPFIHRSVDVDDKTGDVLVKVVDNAVAAFLQYRNAASTVAIERAAEAIAATWKTGKRIEFYGVGNSGIVAQDAQHKFFRLGVTSIATSDGHMQVMSATLLGPGDCAVIISNSGRTRDLMDAADIARRNGATTIVITASGSPLASTCNIHLAADHPEGYDRYSPMVSRLMHLLIIDVLATCVALRIGSSLQPILQQMKENLRAKRYA; encoded by the coding sequence ATGCTGGACCGCATCACCGCATCGCTATCGTCCCTGGCGCCAGCTGAGCAGCGCGTGGGCAAGCTGGTGCTGACCGACCCCCGCGCCTTTGCCCGGCTGCCCGTGCGCGAGCTGGCCGAACGCGCGCATGTGAGCAAGCCCACCGTGGTGCGCTTTTGCCGCAGCATGGGGTACGACGGCCTGGCCGACTTCAAGCTCAAGCTGGCGGGCAGCGTGAGCGAAGGCGTGCCCTTCATCCACCGCAGCGTGGATGTGGACGACAAGACCGGCGATGTACTGGTGAAAGTGGTGGACAACGCCGTGGCCGCGTTTTTGCAATACCGCAATGCCGCCAGCACCGTGGCCATCGAGCGTGCCGCCGAGGCGATTGCCGCCACCTGGAAGACGGGCAAGCGCATCGAGTTTTACGGGGTGGGCAACTCCGGCATCGTGGCGCAGGATGCGCAGCACAAGTTCTTTCGCCTGGGCGTCACGTCGATCGCCACCAGCGACGGCCACATGCAGGTGATGAGCGCCACCCTGCTGGGCCCCGGCGACTGCGCGGTGATCATCTCCAACTCGGGCCGCACGCGCGACCTGATGGACGCGGCCGACATTGCCCGGCGCAACGGCGCCACAACCATAGTCATCACGGCCAGCGGCTCGCCCCTGGCCAGCACCTGCAACATCCACCTGGCCGCCGACCACCCCGAGGGCTACGACCGCTACAGCCCCATGGTGTCGCGGCTCATGCACCTGCTCATCATTGACGTGCTGGCCACCTGCGTGGCGCTGCGCATCGGCAGCTCGCTGCAGCCGATCCTGCAGCAGATGAAGGAAAACCTGCGGGCCAAGCGGTACGCCTAA